A stretch of DNA from Cottoperca gobio chromosome 18, fCotGob3.1, whole genome shotgun sequence:
tacacacaaagctAGGAAAACATTTACCAATTGGTGGACActttttgcttatttgttttttttagcatgCATAAGGATAGATGTAAACTCTTCGTAACACAAGGGCTGTAAATCCAGCTCTATAATTGTATAATTAGATCACGTTTTTATAAATGCAGGTTTTGCCTGCTGACAAGTATAACTAACCAATTCATACGCTGTACGTTGTAACCATTCATTGTAGGATTTTGTCCCACTGAGGTTCATGTACTTAACGAGGTCAATCTCAATCTGCTAATCCccaatattaaacattaatacTTCATCCATTTGTAAATTGTCATGTTTAGTTATATGGATGCATTTTGtattaaagtatattttcaGTACTATACATTGTGTATGTTGCTTTTGTATCGTGGGGTTTTATGGACGGCTGGTTGTGTGTTAGAAGGCCTCTCGGGTCAGTTCAGTCggattttatttatactttgtcCAAACGAGGTGACACATCAGCAATCCGTCCAAAAAAGATGGGTCAGTGAAATGAATGCGCTGCCAATAATTCCCTGAGTGTTTTATCACATTTCATCAGACAACAAATACAAGAGTTATTCCAAATGTTGTGTATCTAAACTGGCCTGAGGAGGAGCACTGCCTTAACGTGACAGAGGTTTTAAAACTTCAAGAGAAAGTTAGGAAGACTAATTCAATGCACTGTTATCTCTGGAGGTGCAGATTAAAATCTGGTTTTGCACAGTTTGCAGGAGTGTATGACGATAAAGCCAACAAATACCTGGCCCATTTAACAGCAGGCCATACCTCATTACTGTATATACAGATTCATCTACAGATACATTCTGGGACAAGAAGCTGCACAGAGtctagaaagaaaacatgttttttaaagtttgtagGTTTATTTCCAAATACTTTATGTAAACTAGTAGTAAAACACTCCTGTACACATCCTTCTCAATATCTTTCATCCAAAAACAGTTCCACTGTAAACAGCCTGAATGTGAATTTGACTGTCACTGGACGACCAATGAATAAGCATTTGTGCTGTAGAGGCTTCAATGACCTCCCTAGCACAAAGTAAAGTAGTAGAGATGCAAACTCCAAACAGGCTGAAAACGTTGGGTCTGTAAATAAAATCAGAAACACTCAGTCGAGTTAACGGAGGTTTCTGTGAAGAACACCTTCCTTTTCATACAAGAAATACAGGCTTCTCTTGTGCACCAGATCTACAACAGGGGCGATGAGATGACTCAAAGTAAAGGATGAAAGGATGAATTTAGAGGATCTGCAAAATCCCGGATTACGTTCAACTACAACGTGTTTTAACGTCCAAGGCCAacgttttaaaaataattgatttttcCAATATCAACACCTAAGAACTACGTCATGGTTAAAGTCAGAGAAACATCGCTTTAAAGTATGGCTAGGGATAGACCACTAAAACACCTGGTAACGTGGCTATAATAGATATTTTACCACTCCAAACCCTCACAATCCATGCTGCTACACAAAGGGCACTTTACTTCCTGCGTTGGCACTGAATGTAAATTGTGCACTGCAGAATAGTCCAATGTGAACATATTTCCCAGAGATACTGAGCTGGAAATGCAGAACTAAGTGGCCAGAGGTACGTAAGGCTAGGCTGTGAGACCAGCGAATAATTTACGGACATAACGTTTAAGTGCCCTTTGTATTGTACATTTTCCATACGCGTCTGTCAGTTCACATCACAAATCAGCTAACATTGACTGTTTGAAAACGTACGTAACGTTTGGAAATCAGTCCAACCTTCAGTTGTAGCCTTGCTAGTAGCACGGCAGTGTCTGTTGgccagtccaccactttggtccagactgaaatatctcttaTGATGCCATGGGGGTGACGCACAAGTACTTGGGAGGTCCCCAAGGTCTAGCGCCACCAGTGGGTCAAAGTTTTTACTTATCCTGTGAAATACCTcaacagacattcatggtttccAATagctcaacaactattggatggattgccataaaaCGTGGTTCAGACATTCTTGCTTCTCTCAGGatgaatttgtttttactttggtgGTCCTCTGACTTCATCTCGCACCGTCTAGTAAAAATGAGTAATCGTCCAATACTTTGAGttatgacattcccatcagcccgAACTtttgtgcaaacacacatggttatgctaaacatcagcatgttagcattgtgagatTTTGGTTGGTGATCAATATGAAGCGATATGACTCTTACCATCACCATATCACTCAGATAGAATAGAGTATCATCTACATACAGATGTAACATTAGACGTAACTGCCTCCTTATTGGCccaaatgaaaaatgtccacATATTCTTCCAGAATACGATGTGTGCGCCAAATGATGTGGTCAGGAAttgataaacacaaacacataaaagagATAAAGTAAATGTGTGAACAATGCAAGAGAAGAGATAAAGAATCTGCAGAGATTCCGGAAGTATAGATATAAGTTTCTGTCAGTTAAATAAGTCTCCCTACCTCAATGTTCATGTCATAGCTTCATCAGTTGGACATGTTAACTCAACACCAGCCCCTCACCACGGCACTGCTTCTTGTCAACAAACAAACGTTGTTTTAGAAAGAATCAGAAACAGCCGtcattattatactgtatattaaacatCAGATAATCCAGCATGAGTTTATATTAAGAACATACATGTAACACATGTCCATATCTTCTGGCAGTGACAGCTAAGAGAAACACAGTagaaaaaagtagaaaaaagcaagaaaaataaaaaggaatggTCCCAGTAACTCCGCCCGTCCTGTTGCTGCCGGGAGGTGCTGTGTTTGAAACCAAACGCTCCAGTtctcgttaaaaaaaaaacagccgtCCTCTTTTTGCAGGAATCTTTTAGGTAtttcatataaaaataaaacttgtacttcttttaaatataaaagaatatacaTGATGGTAATATGAAATTTGAGTTTGTTGTTGTAGAAACTGAGGATATCGAGGCGACTGGCGCGCTGAGGTCTGTGTTGATTGTTTGTTATAAGGCACGTTGTTCTGTATCCCTCCGCCGCAGCACAAACACTCATTTCATCTTCGTCAGACGGGCTGAAGAGTCGACAGTTTCACCGCCtgcacagagaaaacagagactcagatagaaaacagaagaaagttcaAAGTTGTGTGcttgaatgaatgaatccaccaccaacaccaaaTCATTCATGCTCCTTCAAAACACAACAGACAAAAGACCGTGTAAGAAGGTTTGACCGTGCAAATTATTTCCGTTCCTGTATctgacaaaattaaataaatcaatcccAACCTGATCTctcaaaatgtcttcatttatttaaagaaatgtttgtattgATCTGTGATCCAAATTAAGATGATCACTtcaagatgaaaaataaacattcctAAAATCAGAGTAATGGATGAAGAGATGAATATTCATAATCAATTAATGGTGAAGAAACGTGAGGGTTTTATGTTATCTTTAAAATATGATAGTAAAAAGAATATCGGATGttttaaaactaattaaaatgtattacagaTAAATCTGGGGCTGCACCTTTTGATTATTCTCATTATCTTCTCAATTTATCGATTAATCGTGAATAATATGTCTGAATATATAAAAGATGTCCTTCATAGTTTCGCTAAAcccaaaatatatattcagttaagtataatacatatagtataatacatatataatacatatagtataatacatatagtataatacatatagtataatacatatagtatatacatatagtatatacatatagtataataCATATAGTATAATACATATAGTATAATACATATAGTATTAAGTATTAACAGAAAAGGAGAACAGAGAAGTTTTACATTTGAGCAACACTTTTAATCATCCTTGATTTACAGGATAATTATACAGgattaaaatagtttattttgttgATTGACTAACAGAAACAGTTTCAGCTCTAATCTGTGACTGTGTCTCACACTGGctgttaaagtattaaaagattaaaaaagcCAAACGTAAGGATCTTTATCAAAGATCCAGGAGCCTCCAGAGGAAACAGATTACACAGTTCTGTGCACCAGTCAATCCTAAACTCAGAGTTTAATGAGATCAAATGTATCTGAAGGGTCTGGAACATATCGTCTTCAGAGATTGTATTGTTATGTtaaatgtctgttaaatatttgtctttgttgatgTTACGTAAAGTATTATTGTATGGTATTGGTGATTTACAGTAATAGTTTGGCATCATTACAGTCAGACCCACCACCATGTGCACCACCATGTGCACCACCATGTGCACCACCACTGGTGCTGAAGCCGGTGGTTCATGCAGGTGGCCAGCAGAGGGAGCTGCTGCACACAAAGCTTAAAGGCAGGAGTTTAAATCACATGATCACGTCTGATGATGAGAAGAATTAAAGGTCTCTTTTTAATGAAACGTTTTGACGCCAGTTCTCTACTCACTCGGAGGAGTAGTGTTGGAATGCGGCCCTATCTCAACAACACACTAGACtgtaggagaggagaaaaggtgGAAGAGGTTAGTGTTGGAACGCAGCCCGCTATCTCAGGATGAGGGCGGTGAGTTGATGGTCAGTATTatggaaatgtgactttttttagttgtagtagAAACTGAGAAGGTTGTTTATTTGACAAAATTcactaataaaatacaaaatcagGGACAACACGACAACGTGCCACAACGTGCCACAACGTGCCACAACGTGTCCACAGCGTGCCACAACGTGTCACAGCGTGCCACAACGTGTCACAACGTGCCACAGCGTGCCACAGCGTGTCACAGCGTGCCACAACGTGTCACAGCGTGCCACAGCGTGTCACAGCGTGCCACAGCGTGTCACAGCGTGCCACAACGTGTCACAGCGTGCCACAGCGTGTCACATGGTGTCACAGCGTGTCACAGCGTGTCACAACGTGTCACAGCGTGTCACAACGTGTCACAACGTGTCACAACGTGCCACGTGTCACAGCGTGTCACAACGTGTCACAGCGTGTCACAACGTGTCACAACGTGTCACATCccaacacaataaaacacttaCAGATAAATACACCAATAAAAAAACCATTtatatgttagtttgttttttaaaccagaTTTACCTGCCCCCTTAAGTTCCCATCATGTCGAACACTTTGATGTAATAGATTCTACAGTCTGAATATCCAGAGCTGATTCCTTATTGgacatgtgcgtgtgcgtgtacctTCTGCCGGCTGGTCATCCAGCTCCGGATGGTCGGCACCAGGACGGAGCCGAGCAGGATCTGAGCCGGATGATAGATCAACAGAGGGACTGAGATCAGAGAGAGATGCTCGTAGCCCTCAAACACGATCTTTAGCATGGGGATacctggagggggggggacgTTCTCAAAATTAGAACGGGCAGCAAAACTAAAATCTTTAATTCCaattaatgtgaaaacaaagaaacgtacaccttcttcttcttctcttttatatattctatgaatatgtgtgtgtgtgtgtgtgtgtacctaccCAGAGTGAGAGACTTGTGTGTGGAGCAGAACATGATGGCCACAGTGTCTGCGGGGCTGAACCTTGAGCCCgacctgcagagacaaacaggaagtcaaaaCTCTCTGGATgatgtgacctttgacctctgacttATTACTGCGCTTGTGTATTAATTCGCTATCTGTTTACATGCCGCCATCTTTAACCTTCTTCATCTGAAACGAGACATGTTGGAAACTCTTACTGTATTTGTGTTAGAGTATTTCTGCTCGTTGATTCACATTTCTAAAGAAATGATTTTCTTTGCATAAATAATGACAAAGCAACTCAAACAACAGATCAGaagtgtatatatagatgtatgttTCATTAGAGAACAAAATGTGAAGAGATGGtacgagaggaagaggaggagcacaCTCACCTGGTGGAGAAGGCAAACGTGAGCAGCATGAAGCTCAGCTGGATGGAGAAAACTGAGAACAagagagaaatgtgtctttaatgtTCTGCGTGTGCATCACGACGCTGTTACTGTTAATAAAAAGAGTTTACTTtagcttccacacacacacacacacacacacacacacacacacacacacacacacacacacacacacacacacacacacacacacacacacacacacacacacacacacacacacacacacacacactgatgaggACGACCAGCAGCAGGCTGGTGGGGTCCAGCTCGATGTTGGGGTTACTGAAGGTGTCGCAGAAGGTGGTGTAGATGATCATGAGGAGGACGGCGCTGCTGATGGCGCCGAACGGGAGCTTCCGCCGCTCCAGATACTCCCTGAGGAACCCGCGACACACCTGCACGCACAACACCAAACGCTCAATTAACACAACATTCAGGACtgatttaaacatttctgtataaaacacacacacacacacacacacacacacacacacacacacacacacacacacacacacacacacacacacacacacacacacacacacacacacacacacacacacacacacctgacccAGGATCAGAGGAACCACCACCGTCATGAAGAGctgagagaagatggaggagaaggGCACGGAGGACGAGGAGccgagctgcaggaggagaaccaggatgtatttatatgtaatgTGAAGGATGCAGTTCAGCAGATTGTTGAACGCAgtcaaaatgttttgactttaaCTTCAAGGAATAATCGTGAtctttattttgtccaccctcGTGCACTTCCTGTACTCCTACCATAACGCTCTTCACAACCAAAGTTAAGGAATGGAGTGTATTAAAAGTGTGAGACttacaaacagcagcagcagcactggagtCACGATGATTCCctgcaggacagagagacatgaTTACAGCTCCGACTCCCCGCAGAGCTCACACTCAACTTTCATTACTGCTGCAGCCACCTCATGGAGTCTTACCAGGAAGCTGCCGAACGCCGAGTTGAAGATGGCAGCAgcctagacacacacacacacacacacacacacacacacacacacacacagttattacTTTTCAATATTACACCATTTatcaaactctgtgtgtgtgtgtgtgtgtgtgtgtgtgtgctacctcGTTGCCGCCGACAGCCTTGGTGAGAATAACGGCCGAGGAGACCGGGGGGGGCATGCAGCTCAACGTCTGTAACCTAGGCAACCACAGCGAAAGTATGAAGAGCAGggcgaggaagaggaaggagaaaaatCATCAGACGGGTCTgaagctgacacacacacacacacacacacacacacacacacacgcacacacacacacacacacacataataataataataaagatcaTTCTTTgagttcaatgtaagtcttcAAAGTACTTGATTTGTTTGTCCGGTTTTACTAAAGCTATAAATAATCTTATATGTTTTatgaaacaaagtaaagaaacacaatcgTCCTTTTAGAAGCTGAAATCAACAGTTTGAGCTTTTTCCTTTATAAATAACTTAAATCCCAATTATTTTCTGTTAACGGCCAAAGAAGACTGACGGGAAAAACATGTagcttaaataataaatatcttttcgttgacaaaaaaaaaggagaagttGGACCAATGTTTCCAccagcagacgtacacacacacacacacacacacacacacacactgtggcctGTAGCAGCAGTGAATGTGGCTCTTTGTGTCCGCACATAACTTCAGATACAGTCAGGGACCTAAATAaagcacggacacacacacacacacacacacacacacacacacacacacacacacacacacacacacacacacacacacacacacacacacacacacacacacacacacacacacacacacacacacacacacacacactaccctcTGAGCAGCCATTGGTCGATGGCGGTGAGTGCGAGCACTTTGAGCAGCAGCCAGACGACCAGCGGGAAGAAGACGAGCGTGAAGGATTGAACGAAAAGATGGAGCCGGACGTGGAGCAGCGCACTGGTCAGCTCCTGCACACATAGGACGACACGTTCACTCAcatgtattattgttttatgtctAAAGTTCACAGTGTTGCTTTCTTACCTCTGTTTTCAGCGACAGGCCGCTGTTGAAGAAAATGAGCGAGACAGCAACGTAGGCGACGGTGATCTCCGGCTTTAATGGACCtgagagggaaaagaaaagtattattattaaagtaacTCAAATACTGcacttaaattaacattttgaaagcatATGTGATACTTGTCACAGAGCATTTCTTCACTGTCCTTAAACTATGTCCATTATTTAGTCATTTGTTCGTCCTTTTGtttgaaaaacacagaaatgttattTGCATTGAATCtgtaaaactaaatcaataataaaaaagaattaAATCCCAAAATAGAGGAAAGCAGcaatcacactcacactctttTATTACTACacatatagtttatttatttatacttactttttattagatttatagactagaaaatgaaataaaatctgTGGAACAGTGTGACATTATGTTCCTATTTGTACATTTATACTCCTTACAGTCCATATTATCAAGGCACTGCTTTAAGATGTGATAACTGTTAAACAGAGAGCAggataataaaacatgattaatatgaataaaacgactaaaaaataaaatacatccaAAACAAGAGTTATAAAGAAACACgttttatgattatgttactatGAACAATTATAATggcaaatatatttttgtcacAATTGAATAACAGCCCTATtgaaatattgtttaaataatcAAGATAGTTTTGACCGCTGCTGTTGGATACAGGAATTTACGAGGaacacctgaaggcagcatcgTGGCAGCGCGAGAGTTGATCTAATCTGCAGGATAAGAACACGTGAAGGAGATCTGATCTCTGCGGTCTCACAGATTATCAGAGGAGGACTGTGTGAAAACATCTGATCTAGTTCACACCTGACAAAAGCCACTGCTCAGTTTAAACttcagtaaataaaaatatgatgtgagccaatcagagtgtgTCATCGTGTCCGCGCGCACACGGGAGCCCGGAGAGGTGGGTGACATCCAAccgaggggtgtgtgtgtgtgttgacattaCTGCTGAATGCAACGTGTCACTACAGTGCCAGGTAAGGAggggaacacacacacccacccacccaccact
This window harbors:
- the slc10a7 gene encoding sodium/bile acid cotransporter 7 isoform X1; amino-acid sequence: MGLLARVRKEWFIIGIVLVILSAKLQPSVGVRGGPLKPEITVAYVAVSLIFFNSGLSLKTEELTSALLHVRLHLFVQSFTLVFFPLVVWLLLKVLALTAIDQWLLRGLQTLSCMPPPVSSAVILTKAVGGNEAAAIFNSAFGSFLGIIVTPVLLLLFLGSSSSVPFSSIFSQLFMTVVVPLILGQVCRGFLREYLERRKLPFGAISSAVLLMIIYTTFCDTFSNPNIELDPTSLLLVVLIIFSIQLSFMLLTFAFSTRSGSRFSPADTVAIMFCSTHKSLTLGIPMLKIVFEGYEHLSLISVPLLIYHPAQILLGSVLVPTIRSWMTSRQKAVKLSTLQPV
- the slc10a7 gene encoding sodium/bile acid cotransporter 7 isoform X2, coding for MGLLARVRKEWFIIGIVLVILSAKLQPSVGVRGGPLKPEITVAYVAVSLIFFNSGLSLKTEELTSALLHVRLHLFVQSFTLVFFPLVVWLLLKVLALTAIDQWLLRGLQTLSCMPPPVSSAVILTKAVGGNEAAAIFNSAFGSFLGIIVTPVLLLLFLGSSSSVPFSSIFSQLFMTVVVPLILGQVCRGFLREYLERRKLPFGAISSAVLLMIIYTTFCDTFSNPNIELDPTSLLLVVLIIFSIQLSFMLLTFAFSTRSGSRFSPADTVAIMFCSTHKSLTLGIPMLKIVFEGYEHLSLISVPLLIYHPAQILLGSVLVPTIRSWMTSRQKSSVLLR